From Candidatus Woesearchaeota archaeon, a single genomic window includes:
- a CDS encoding 50S ribosomal protein L12 has protein sequence MEYIYSVMLLNKAGKDVSEANVSAVLKAAGVTADAAKVKSLIAALDGVDVEKVISESSFAAAPVVAAATAPVAEAKVEKKEEAPAVDAAAGLGSLF, from the coding sequence ATGGAATATATTTATAGTGTAATGTTATTAAACAAAGCTGGAAAAGATGTTAGTGAAGCTAACGTGAGTGCAGTTTTAAAAGCTGCAGGTGTTACTGCTGATGCTGCTAAAGTTAAATCTTTAATTGCCGCATTAGATGGTGTTGATGTTGAGAAAGTAATTTCTGAAAGTTCATTCGCTGCTGCACCTGTTGTTGCTGCTGCTACTGCACCTGTTGCAGAAGCTAAAGTTGAGAAAAAAGAAGAAGCGCCAGCTGTTGATGCAGCTGCAGGTTTAGGTTCATTATTTTAA
- a CDS encoding site-2 protease family protein, which produces MVLELIVNNIEFFVFSLLLTLFLVFKRKNIQIQGYFPVFYLILYKTRLGLDKMSSWSSKQPKIFLGLSYLSIFVGIFGLFASFFFMIWQLKYILDFNITQGGGLVLPIKTASGTIAGIPVVAPPFFEWIIALMVLVIVHEFAHGVISERFKIRVKSSGFAFGGLFLPLLPAAFVEPDEKQLKKASWWKQIAVFGAGSTSNFIFGFLFYLVFIFVALPLTSATMQVNEISFNSVLNESDLNNYNITSGNITKFNGVEVSELDFVIFNGVGPGMSDRTFLFSFLNLSVNESISLTIDDGKDINTYDINTFENPSVNNSGMIGISGYEPKIENNGEYVYIGNFPIFFQRLIYWIILLNIGIGIMNLLPLWITDGGQIARTLLVKTIKNKDLAFRILNIVSYMTLLLIVFLLFPNLLRSIFSLF; this is translated from the coding sequence ATGGTTTTAGAATTAATAGTAAATAATATTGAGTTTTTCGTATTCAGTTTACTTCTAACATTGTTTTTAGTTTTTAAAAGAAAAAACATACAAATTCAAGGATATTTTCCTGTATTTTATTTAATACTCTACAAGACAAGATTAGGTCTTGATAAAATGAGTTCATGGTCCTCAAAGCAACCTAAGATATTTTTGGGATTATCTTATCTTTCAATATTTGTTGGAATTTTTGGACTATTTGCCTCATTTTTTTTCATGATATGGCAATTAAAATATATTTTAGATTTTAATATAACTCAAGGTGGCGGTTTAGTTTTACCTATTAAAACTGCATCAGGTACCATTGCAGGAATTCCTGTTGTAGCACCTCCATTTTTTGAATGGATAATTGCTCTAATGGTTTTAGTTATTGTTCATGAATTTGCACATGGTGTAATTTCTGAAAGATTTAAAATCCGAGTTAAATCTAGTGGTTTTGCTTTTGGAGGATTATTCTTACCATTATTACCTGCAGCATTTGTAGAGCCAGATGAAAAACAACTAAAGAAAGCTTCATGGTGGAAACAAATTGCAGTATTTGGTGCAGGTTCTACTAGTAATTTTATTTTTGGTTTTTTATTTTACTTAGTATTTATTTTCGTAGCACTCCCATTAACTAGTGCAACCATGCAAGTAAATGAAATTTCATTTAATTCAGTTTTAAATGAGAGTGATTTAAACAATTATAATATTACTTCGGGAAATATAACCAAATTTAATGGAGTTGAAGTTTCAGAACTTGATTTTGTAATTTTTAATGGAGTTGGCCCAGGAATGAGTGATAGAACTTTTTTATTTAGTTTTTTGAACTTAAGTGTAAATGAGAGTATAAGTCTTACTATTGATGATGGTAAAGATATAAATACTTATGATATAAATACTTTTGAGAATCCAAGTGTTAATAATTCAGGAATGATTGGAATTTCAGGTTATGAACCAAAAATTGAAAATAATGGCGAATATGTCTACATTGGTAATTTCCCAATATTTTTCCAAAGATTGATTTATTGGATTATTTTATTAAATATAGGAATTGGAATTATGAATCTATTACCATTATGGATAACTGATGGTGGACAAATTGCAAGAACACTTCTAGTTAAAACAATTAAGAATAAGGATTTGGCTTTTAGAATATTAAATATTGTATCTTATATGACATTATTACTAATAGTATTCTTACTTTTTCCAAATCTTTTAAGATCAATATTTTCTTTATTCTAA
- a CDS encoding beta-CASP ribonuclease aCPSF1, with translation MVKILDEIMKELPKDKISSVEFEAANIVVYTNNAEFLFKGRDKIRTIVSKFKKRIELRADNSLLLEIEKAKEEIMKILSNVQVGGFKFDTARSKLIIEVDNVGAAVGKEGANLKEIQRKTMWSVVVKRIPPLRSKVVDAMRAVEFQESEYRRKFLNRVGKRIYGGWTRGKIKGWSRITILGGGSQIGRSAIYLQTTESRILFDCGIDPSVDFGNPAEFPHLESPEFRLEDVDAIVISHAHMDHCGLLPYLYRIGYKGPVYCTEPTRDIMALSQTDFIKIMTSNSGVSPIYKVEDIKEMIKHVIPLDYNEVTDIAPDVRLTFYNAGHILGSAFCHVNIGNGSHNFMYTGDFNYSYKQRLLNAAVTEFPRLESMMMECTNAGPKDYSMKREEAEEEFLKILIDAYVKKSKILIPVFGIGRSQEMLLTIENLIREGRLPEDLKVYIDGMVGEVTAIHTAYPEYLNKNIKGRILKGDNPFTIPNFIQIGSGKERQQVFDSTECAIVLATSGMLNGGTSVEYFKNFAESENNGIVFVGYQAEGTLGRRIKNGEKDILLSNTGSADDRIKVNFQVYSMHGAFSGHSDIGANRRFLSNLSVKPKKVILNHGELSKIHSFSDNVKKLLGNVKVYTPENLESIRLQ, from the coding sequence ATGGTAAAAATATTAGATGAAATTATGAAAGAATTGCCTAAAGATAAAATTAGTTCAGTAGAATTTGAAGCTGCAAATATTGTAGTTTACACTAATAATGCTGAATTTTTATTTAAAGGTAGAGATAAAATTAGAACAATTGTTTCTAAATTTAAAAAAAGAATAGAGTTAAGGGCCGATAATTCCTTATTGCTTGAAATAGAAAAAGCTAAAGAAGAAATTATGAAAATTTTAAGCAATGTTCAAGTTGGAGGTTTCAAATTTGATACTGCAAGATCTAAATTAATTATTGAAGTAGATAATGTTGGTGCAGCAGTAGGAAAAGAAGGTGCAAATCTTAAAGAGATTCAAAGAAAAACTATGTGGTCAGTAGTGGTTAAGAGAATTCCTCCATTAAGAAGTAAAGTTGTTGATGCAATGAGAGCTGTAGAATTTCAAGAATCCGAATATAGGAGAAAATTTTTGAATAGAGTTGGAAAAAGAATTTATGGTGGTTGGACTAGAGGAAAAATCAAAGGTTGGTCAAGAATTACTATTTTAGGCGGAGGCTCACAAATTGGAAGGTCTGCAATATACTTGCAAACTACTGAATCTAGAATTTTATTTGATTGTGGTATTGATCCTTCAGTAGATTTTGGAAACCCTGCAGAATTCCCTCATTTAGAATCTCCTGAATTCAGGTTAGAAGATGTTGATGCGATAGTAATTTCTCATGCTCATATGGATCACTGTGGTCTTTTACCATATTTATATAGAATTGGCTACAAGGGACCAGTTTATTGTACTGAACCTACAAGAGATATAATGGCGCTTTCACAAACTGATTTCATAAAAATAATGACTTCAAATTCAGGAGTAAGTCCTATTTACAAAGTTGAAGATATAAAAGAGATGATTAAACATGTAATTCCTCTTGATTATAATGAAGTAACTGATATTGCTCCAGATGTGAGACTTACATTTTATAATGCCGGTCATATTTTAGGAAGTGCATTTTGTCATGTAAATATAGGTAATGGGTCTCATAATTTCATGTATACTGGAGACTTTAATTATAGTTATAAGCAAAGACTTCTAAATGCTGCAGTAACTGAATTCCCAAGACTTGAGAGTATGATGATGGAATGTACTAATGCAGGTCCAAAAGATTATTCTATGAAAAGAGAAGAAGCAGAAGAAGAATTTTTAAAAATTTTAATTGATGCATATGTAAAAAAATCTAAAATTCTAATTCCAGTATTTGGAATTGGAAGATCTCAAGAAATGCTTTTAACAATTGAGAATTTAATTAGGGAAGGTAGATTGCCTGAAGATTTAAAAGTATATATTGATGGAATGGTTGGTGAAGTGACTGCAATTCATACTGCTTATCCTGAATATTTAAATAAAAATATCAAAGGGAGAATATTAAAAGGTGACAATCCATTTACTATTCCTAATTTTATTCAAATAGGTTCTGGAAAAGAAAGACAACAAGTTTTTGATAGTACTGAGTGTGCAATTGTTCTTGCAACTTCGGGTATGCTTAATGGAGGAACATCAGTAGAATATTTTAAGAATTTTGCTGAGTCTGAAAACAATGGTATTGTATTTGTTGGTTATCAAGCAGAAGGAACATTAGGTAGAAGAATTAAGAATGGGGAGAAAGATATTTTATTATCAAATACTGGTAGTGCTGATGATAGAATTAAAGTAAATTTTCAAGTGTATAGTATGCATGGTGCATTTTCTGGACACTCTGATATAGGAGCAAATAGAAGGTTTTTATCAAACCTTTCAGTAAAACCTAAAAAAGTAATATTAAATCATGGTGAATTATCTAAAATTCATTCTTTCTCAGATAATGTTAAAAAATTATTAGGGAATGTTAAAGTTTACACTCCTGAAAATTTAGAGAGTATTAGACTCCAATGA
- a CDS encoding class I SAM-dependent methyltransferase: MSNIILNKLNSLQKQKQNSKFWNITYEQGIFLSNLIEIKNPKRILEIGTSNGFSTLFLSKNLNKDSIIDTIEVNEERYNLAKKNFESCNLSLINSHLGKAFDILPKLKNTYDFIFIDALQAQYLDLLKEIEKLKITSKDLTIIFDNVGSHENMQEFTDYVKIYYHTEFIGLGGGMLYATKSTL, translated from the coding sequence ATGTCAAATATAATTTTAAACAAACTCAATTCTCTACAAAAACAAAAACAAAATAGTAAATTTTGGAATATAACTTATGAACAAGGAATATTTTTATCTAATTTAATTGAAATTAAAAATCCTAAAAGGATTTTAGAAATTGGAACTTCAAACGGTTTCTCTACATTGTTCTTGTCTAAAAATTTAAACAAAGATTCGATAATTGATACTATTGAGGTAAATGAAGAAAGATATAATTTAGCAAAAAAAAACTTTGAGTCTTGCAATCTTAGTCTAATTAATTCACATCTTGGTAAAGCATTTGATATTCTTCCAAAATTAAAAAATACTTATGATTTCATTTTCATAGATGCACTTCAAGCTCAATATTTAGATTTATTAAAAGAGATTGAAAAATTAAAAATCACCTCTAAAGACTTGACAATTATATTTGATAATGTTGGGTCTCACGAGAATATGCAAGAATTTACAGACTATGTAAAAATTTATTATCACACTGAATTTATAGGTCTTGGTGGAGGCATGTTATATGCTACAAAATCTACTCTTTAA
- a CDS encoding 50S ribosomal protein L10, translating into MVEVKYRPKISPRNEVFADKIRTFAKKYSIVGVLDVEGLPAPQFQRIRASLKKNAEVLIVKKNLIKLVLGELEKTYPGIKNLENSMQGIVGLVFTNDNPFTLYKFVKKNKSSAPAKAGSIALGPIVVPAGPTSFAPGPIIGELGAFKIKAGINAGKVEIKEDSPVAKEGDVISGALAAILTRLGIEPMEVGLNIKSIYEDGTIYTRSVLDVDEDAILADMRTLASNAAKLAYGLNYVTKDNISMFIGKAARDSLGLGVGIAYPAAGTLSKLFAKANAQMSGVASQLPEDIRPAGLATAAPVAAAGQDSANANEEPQKEEKKPEEDASASLGGFF; encoded by the coding sequence ATGGTAGAAGTAAAATATCGACCAAAAATTAGTCCTAGAAATGAAGTATTCGCTGATAAGATTAGAACATTTGCAAAAAAATACTCAATTGTTGGAGTATTAGATGTTGAAGGATTACCTGCTCCTCAATTCCAAAGAATTAGAGCTTCATTAAAGAAAAATGCTGAGGTTCTTATTGTTAAGAAAAACTTAATTAAATTAGTATTAGGTGAGTTAGAGAAAACTTATCCTGGTATTAAAAATCTTGAGAATAGTATGCAAGGTATTGTTGGTTTAGTTTTCACAAATGATAATCCTTTCACATTATACAAATTTGTGAAGAAGAATAAATCTTCTGCTCCTGCTAAAGCTGGTTCAATTGCTCTGGGTCCAATTGTAGTTCCTGCTGGTCCTACAAGTTTTGCTCCAGGTCCAATTATTGGTGAATTAGGAGCTTTTAAGATTAAAGCTGGAATTAATGCTGGAAAAGTAGAGATTAAAGAAGATTCACCTGTAGCAAAAGAAGGAGATGTTATCTCTGGAGCTTTAGCTGCTATTCTTACTAGATTAGGAATTGAACCAATGGAAGTTGGTTTAAACATTAAATCAATTTATGAAGATGGTACTATTTATACTAGAAGTGTTTTAGATGTTGATGAAGATGCAATTCTTGCAGATATGAGAACTTTGGCTTCAAATGCAGCAAAACTTGCTTATGGTCTAAATTATGTGACTAAAGACAATATCTCTATGTTTATTGGGAAAGCTGCAAGAGATTCTTTAGGTCTTGGTGTTGGGATTGCATATCCTGCTGCTGGAACTTTAAGTAAATTATTTGCAAAAGCAAATGCTCAAATGTCTGGAGTAGCTTCACAGCTACCTGAAGATATTAGGCCTGCTGGATTAGCTACTGCTGCTCCAGTTGCAGCTGCAGGACAAGATTCTGCAAATGCTAATGAAGAGCCACAAAAAGAAGAGAAAAAACCTGAAGAGGACGCGTCAGCATCTTTAGGAGGTTTTTTCTAA